In one window of Streptomyces sp. NBC_01224 DNA:
- a CDS encoding helix-turn-helix transcriptional regulator, with protein MDGDLGDFLRSRRARIQPEDVGLNAYGGRRRVPGLRREEVAQLAGVSVDYYIRLEQGRGPSVSDAVLDAIARVLQLDETEHTYLRTVARPGPRASAPAATQRVRPGLRLLLDTLGGAPAFILGRRMDVLAWNALGDAVVGYSRMRPAELNIPRQVFLDPATRELYPEWAAVAAETVAHLRLDAGLHPDDKQLATLVGELSMKSEDFRRLWADHQVKAKTYGVKRINHPVAGELTLPYETLGVPGDPGQSLVVYTPEPGSETAERIALLASWAAAPAG; from the coding sequence ATGGACGGCGACCTCGGTGATTTCCTCCGCTCACGGCGAGCCCGCATCCAGCCCGAGGACGTGGGGCTGAACGCGTACGGCGGCCGACGGCGGGTTCCCGGACTCCGGCGCGAGGAGGTCGCGCAGCTCGCGGGGGTGAGCGTCGACTACTACATACGGCTGGAACAGGGGCGCGGCCCGAGCGTCTCGGACGCCGTGCTCGACGCGATCGCCCGGGTGCTCCAGCTGGACGAGACGGAGCACACGTATCTGCGTACGGTGGCGCGCCCGGGGCCGCGCGCCTCGGCCCCGGCCGCCACCCAGCGGGTCCGCCCCGGTCTGCGCCTGCTGCTGGACACGCTCGGCGGGGCCCCGGCCTTCATCCTGGGCCGCCGGATGGACGTACTGGCGTGGAACGCGCTGGGGGACGCGGTCGTCGGCTACTCGCGGATGCGCCCGGCGGAACTGAACATCCCGCGCCAGGTCTTCCTCGACCCGGCGACGCGCGAGCTCTATCCGGAGTGGGCCGCGGTGGCGGCGGAGACGGTCGCACATCTGCGACTGGATGCGGGGCTGCATCCCGATGACAAGCAACTGGCCACACTGGTGGGCGAGTTGTCCATGAAGAGCGAGGACTTCCGCCGGCTGTGGGCGGATCACCAGGTGAAGGCGAAGACCTACGGCGTCAAGCGCATCAACCACCCCGTCGCGGGCGAGCTGACCCTCCCGTACGAGACGCTCGGCGTGCCCGGCGACCCCGGCCAGTCCCTGGTGGTCTACACCCCGGAGCCCGGCAGCGAGACCGCGGAACGCATCGCGCTGCTGGCGAGCTGGGCGGCCGCACCGGCCGGGTGA
- a CDS encoding MurR/RpiR family transcriptional regulator has translation MSGSSPAARLQQLFEGHRLTPTQRRIAHSMVRRAGDVPFLSSVELAELAGVSQPSVTRFAVALGFDGYPALRRHLREVTPAGSVAEGGDDAYNEYQQAVLGEIENLRHLAELLADPGPIERAGRLLAASRPLPVLGLRAASSQARGFGYFAAKVHPDVRVLDEGGSMLHDRIDAARRAGASALICFALPRHPKEVVDALAYAREQGLTVVSVADSAFAPVAKCSDLLIPAAVGTGLAFDTACAPMLLGRVLLEAMCDDLPDVQARLEEFDTRAVARGLFVE, from the coding sequence ATGAGCGGGAGCAGCCCGGCCGCGCGGTTGCAGCAGCTCTTCGAGGGGCACCGGCTCACACCCACCCAGCGGCGCATCGCGCACTCGATGGTGCGCAGAGCCGGGGACGTGCCGTTCCTGTCGAGTGTGGAGCTGGCCGAGCTCGCCGGGGTCAGCCAGCCGTCCGTCACCCGGTTCGCCGTGGCGCTCGGCTTCGACGGCTATCCGGCACTCCGCAGGCACCTGCGCGAGGTCACCCCCGCCGGGTCCGTGGCGGAGGGCGGGGACGACGCGTACAACGAGTACCAGCAGGCCGTTCTCGGTGAGATCGAGAACCTTCGACATCTGGCCGAGCTGCTCGCCGACCCCGGTCCCATCGAGCGCGCGGGCAGGCTACTGGCGGCCTCGCGTCCGCTGCCGGTGCTCGGGCTGCGGGCCGCCTCCTCGCAGGCACGCGGGTTCGGGTACTTCGCGGCCAAGGTGCATCCCGACGTGCGGGTGCTCGACGAGGGCGGCAGCATGCTGCACGACCGGATCGACGCCGCGCGGCGGGCGGGCGCCTCGGCGCTGATCTGTTTCGCGCTGCCCCGACACCCGAAGGAGGTCGTGGACGCGCTCGCGTACGCGCGGGAGCAGGGGCTGACCGTCGTATCGGTCGCGGATTCCGCTTTCGCGCCCGTCGCCAAATGCAGCGACCTGCTGATCCCGGCCGCCGTCGGCACCGGGCTCGCCTTCGACACCGCGTGTGCGCCCATGCTGCTGGGACGGGTGCTGCTGGAGGCGATGTGCGACGACCTGCCCGACGTGCAGGCACGGCTGGAGGAGTTCGACACCCGAGCGGTGGCACGGGGGCTCTTCGTCGAGTGA
- a CDS encoding SDR family oxidoreductase, translated as MSYETLAGRTAVITGAASGMGAATARLLAAQGVRVALLARRAERLEELAATIEAEGGEALAVTADVTDQASVDAAAERVHSTFGQVDLVVNAAGVMLPNPVDEGRTDEWQRMIDTNVTGALRIIRAFTSDLVAAAADGRTADLVNISSIGAHVTFPNYAVYGATKAALTHLSSSLRTEFGPRDVRVTNIEPGLTDTELGGHIDNAELSGQLDGMFDAVGALSSEEIADLVAYATSRARHLNLRQLVVLPTRQA; from the coding sequence ATGTCGTACGAGACCCTCGCAGGCCGCACCGCCGTGATCACCGGAGCCGCCAGCGGCATGGGCGCCGCGACCGCCCGGCTGCTCGCCGCCCAGGGCGTCAGGGTCGCACTGCTGGCCCGGCGTGCGGAGCGGCTGGAGGAGCTGGCCGCCACGATCGAGGCGGAGGGTGGTGAGGCGCTCGCCGTCACCGCCGATGTCACCGACCAGGCGTCCGTGGACGCCGCGGCCGAGCGGGTGCACAGCACGTTCGGGCAGGTGGACCTGGTGGTCAACGCGGCCGGTGTGATGCTGCCGAATCCGGTGGACGAGGGCCGGACGGACGAGTGGCAGCGGATGATCGACACCAATGTGACGGGCGCCCTGCGGATCATCCGGGCCTTCACATCCGACCTGGTGGCGGCGGCCGCCGACGGCCGCACCGCGGACCTGGTGAACATCTCGTCCATCGGCGCGCACGTCACGTTTCCCAACTACGCGGTGTACGGGGCGACGAAGGCCGCGCTCACCCACCTGTCGTCGTCGCTGCGCACGGAGTTCGGACCTCGCGACGTCCGCGTCACGAACATCGAGCCGGGTCTCACCGACACGGAACTGGGCGGCCACATCGACAACGCCGAGCTGAGCGGGCAGCTCGACGGTATGTTCGACGCGGTCGGGGCACTGTCGAGCGAGGAGATCGCCGACCTCGTGGCCTACGCCACCAGCCGCGCGCGCCACCTCAACCTGCGCCAGCTGGTCGTGCTGCCCACCCGCCAGGCGTAG
- a CDS encoding SigE family RNA polymerase sigma factor: MPTGHEDFDAFYTATAKRLVATVYAMTGDLGEAEDAVQEAYVRAWQRWDRLARDGDPLPWVRTVAIRLAISTWRRARNRVRAHFRHGPPEELPGLSVDRVALVGALGELSAEQRQVVVLHHLLDLPVEEVAREAGVSNGAVRTRLHRARKILGERLAETIVTAGRVEGVHHG; encoded by the coding sequence ATGCCGACGGGGCACGAGGATTTCGACGCGTTCTACACGGCTACGGCCAAGCGCCTGGTTGCCACGGTTTACGCCATGACCGGCGATCTGGGCGAGGCGGAGGACGCGGTGCAGGAGGCATATGTGCGGGCCTGGCAGCGATGGGACCGGCTGGCACGCGACGGCGATCCGCTGCCCTGGGTGCGGACGGTGGCCATCCGGCTGGCGATCAGTACGTGGCGAAGGGCGCGCAACCGGGTGCGGGCGCACTTCCGGCACGGGCCGCCCGAGGAACTGCCAGGCCTCTCCGTGGACCGGGTGGCGTTGGTCGGGGCGCTCGGCGAGCTGAGCGCCGAGCAGCGGCAGGTCGTGGTCCTGCACCATCTGCTGGATCTCCCGGTGGAAGAGGTGGCGCGCGAGGCGGGAGTGTCGAACGGCGCAGTACGGACCCGGCTCCACCGGGCCCGCAAGATCCTCGGCGAGCGGCTCGCCGAGACCATAGTCACTGCCGGGCGAGTGGAGGGCGTTCACCATGGCTGA
- a CDS encoding cystathionine beta-synthase translates to MQFHDSMISLVGNTPLVRLGSVTAGIQATVLAKVEYFNPGGSVKDRIALRMIEAAEQSGELQPGGTIVEPTSGNTGVGLAIVAQQKGYKCIFVCPDKVSTDKINVLRAYGAEVVVCPTAVDPEHPDSYYNVSDRLVRETPGAWKPDQYSNPNNPRSHYETTGPELWEQTDGKITHFVAGVGTGGTISGTGRYLKEISGGSVKVVGADPEGSVYSGGSGRPYLVEGVGEDFWPSAYDRTVTDEIIAVSDKDSFQMTRRLAKEEGLLVGGSCGMAVVAALEVAKRLGPDDVVVVLLPDSGRGYLSKIFNDEWMADYGFLEDTGPSARVGDVLDHKDGPIPTLVHMHPEETVGEAIDVLREYGVSQMPIVKPGAGHPDVMAAEVIGSVVERELLNALFAQRASLSDPLEKHMSPPLPQVGSGEPVADLMAVLGGTNAADAAIVLVEGKPTGVVSRQDLLAFLAKDAAAGKP, encoded by the coding sequence GTGCAATTCCACGATTCGATGATCAGTCTCGTAGGCAATACCCCGCTGGTGAGGCTGGGCAGTGTCACGGCCGGCATCCAGGCGACGGTCCTGGCCAAGGTCGAGTACTTCAATCCCGGCGGTTCGGTCAAGGACCGCATCGCCCTGCGCATGATCGAGGCCGCCGAACAGAGCGGCGAGCTGCAGCCCGGTGGCACGATCGTCGAGCCGACCAGCGGCAACACGGGCGTCGGCCTGGCGATCGTCGCCCAGCAGAAGGGGTACAAGTGCATCTTCGTCTGCCCCGACAAGGTGTCCACGGACAAGATCAATGTGCTGCGCGCCTACGGTGCCGAGGTCGTCGTCTGCCCGACGGCCGTTGACCCCGAGCACCCCGACTCGTACTACAACGTCTCGGACCGGCTGGTCCGCGAGACGCCGGGAGCCTGGAAGCCCGACCAGTACTCCAACCCGAACAACCCGCGCTCGCACTACGAGACCACCGGTCCGGAGCTTTGGGAGCAGACGGACGGGAAGATCACCCATTTCGTCGCGGGTGTCGGCACCGGCGGCACGATCAGCGGCACCGGCCGCTATCTGAAGGAGATCAGCGGCGGCTCGGTCAAGGTCGTCGGCGCGGACCCGGAGGGATCGGTCTACTCCGGCGGCTCCGGACGCCCGTACCTCGTCGAGGGGGTCGGCGAGGACTTCTGGCCGAGCGCGTACGACCGTACGGTCACGGACGAGATCATCGCCGTGTCCGACAAGGACTCCTTCCAGATGACCCGCCGCCTCGCCAAGGAGGAGGGCCTGCTGGTCGGCGGCTCCTGCGGCATGGCGGTCGTCGCCGCCCTGGAGGTCGCGAAGCGGCTGGGCCCGGACGACGTGGTCGTCGTCCTGCTGCCCGACAGCGGCCGCGGCTACCTGAGCAAGATCTTCAACGACGAATGGATGGCCGACTACGGCTTCCTGGAGGACACCGGACCGTCCGCACGCGTCGGGGACGTACTCGACCACAAGGACGGCCCGATCCCGACGCTCGTCCACATGCACCCCGAGGAGACCGTCGGCGAGGCGATCGACGTCCTGCGTGAGTACGGCGTCTCGCAGATGCCGATCGTGAAGCCGGGCGCCGGCCACCCGGACGTGATGGCCGCCGAGGTCATCGGTTCGGTGGTGGAGCGGGAGCTGCTGAACGCCCTGTTCGCTCAGCGGGCCTCGCTCTCCGACCCGCTGGAGAAGCACATGTCGCCGCCGCTGCCGCAGGTCGGTTCCGGTGAACCGGTCGCGGACCTGATGGCGGTGCTCGGCGGCACGAACGCGGCGGACGCGGCGATCGTGCTGGTGGAGGGCAAGCCGACGGGCGTCGTCAGCAGGCAGGACCTGCTGGCCTTCCTCGCCAAGGACGCGGCCGCCGGCAAGCCGTAG